Proteins encoded in a region of the Bombyx mori chromosome 23, ASM3026992v2 genome:
- the LOC101741346 gene encoding exostosin-2: MAADLLLKASKHSKYLPYRNFLYHRFFVGLLLFIVISLVLTVVFNAFSGPLPRTSVYESIDLNKRSKVVLSRNAPFSQIRSANCTYWDCFDVYKCGRGGHDKITIYIYPLKDYQTEHGNSISQFSREFYLILDTIKHSKYYTTNPEEACLLVPSIDTLNQASFSKSEVSQALQSLSHWNNGENHLLFNMLPGSPPNYNPVIDLNTSKAIIAGAGFNTWTFRYGFDISVPVYSQIAKNIDNTQPKKKNYLIISAQLNIPENYLEDLQSTASSSNDLLLLDECKTGDVLDYTKRCEYTTGREFNYPDILKEGLFCLVVRSARLTHSLLMDVIASQCIPVVISDSVVMPFNSHLDWHRIAMFIPEDNIKNLLKIISSVSNERRGELFWQLRWVYDKYFASIEKITLATLEIINEKVFPLAARTYEEWNMPEHLYGPSNPLFLPVTAPKAPGFTAVILTYDRVESLFTLVKKLVRTPSLAKILVIWNNQKKAPPPSAQWPVINKPLKVIRTKENKLSNRFFPYDEIETECQLTIDDDIVMLTPDELEFGFDVWREFPDRIVGFPSRLHLWDNATNSWRYHSEWTNQISMVLTGAAFHHKIWSWYYTYKMPSEIRTWVDDNFNCEDIAMNFLVANVTRKPPIKVTPRKKFKCPECTNTEMLSADAQHMAQRSACVGRFASAYGHMALRPVEFRADPLQYREAGAGVPHAYPDIGAL, encoded by the exons ATGGCTGCTGACTTGCTGTTGAAAGCGAGCAAGCATTCTAAGTATTTACCGTATAGAAATTTTTTGTATCATAGATTTTTTGTGGGACTGCTCTTGTTTATAGTGATATCTTTAGTGTTAACAGTGGTGTTCAATGCGTTTAGTGGTCCTTTGCCGCGGACTAGTGTTTACGAGTCTATTGATTTGAATAAAAGAAGCAAAGTGGTATTATCACGCAATGCTCCGTTTTCGCAGATTCGATCTGCGAATTGTACATATTGGGATTGCTTTGATGTCTACAAATGCGGGAGAGGAGGTCATGATAAGATAACCATATACATTTATCCGTTAAAAGATTATCAGACTGAGCATGGGAATTCAATATCGCAATTTTCTAGAGAATTTTACTTGATATTAGATACAATAAAACACAGCAAGTACTATACGACAAACCCAGAGGAAGCGTGTTTGCTGGTCCCTAGCATAGACACATTAAATCAAGCAAGTTTCTCTAAGAGTGAAGTGTCACAAGCTTTGCAATCTCTATCTCA TTGGAATAATGGTGAAAACCACCTACTGTTCAACATGCTGCCTGGATCACCGCCTAATTACAATCCAGTCATCGACCTCAATACTTCAAAAGCAATTATAGCAGGTGCTGGATTTAATACATGGACTTTCCGCTATGGCTTTGACATTTCTGTACCAGTGTATAGCCAAATTgctaaaaatattgataatacacaaccaaaaaagaaaaactatctGATAATATCAGCGCAACTTAACATCCCCGAGAATTATCTTGAAGATTTACAGAGTACTGCATCGTCGTCTAATGATTTACTATTACTCGACGAATGTAAAACTGGGGATGTACTTGATTACACTAAAAGATGTGAATACACCACAGGCCGTGAGTTTAATTACCCAGATATATTGAAAGAGGGCTTGTTTTGTTTGGTTGTAAGAAGTGCAAGACTTACTCATTCATtattaatggatgttattgCCTCACAGTGCATACCAGTGGTTATATCGGATTCTGTTGTTATGCCCTTCAATTCTCATTTAGACTGGCATAGAATAGCAATGTTCATACCAGAAGATAACATAAAGAATTTGTTAAAGATCATCAGTTCAGTCAGTAATGAGAGACGTGGTGAATTGTTTTGGCAATTGCGTTGGgtttatgataaatattttgCGAGTATAGAGAAGATAACATTAGCAACATTAGAAATAATTAACGAGAAAGTGTTCCCGTTGGCAGCTAGGACATATGAAGAATGGAACATGCCAGAACATTTG TATGGTCCATCGAATCCACTATTCCTACCAGTGACAGCGCCGAAAGCACCAGGCTTTACTGCGGTCATATTAACGTACGACCGGGTCGAAAGTCTGTTTACGCTGGTCAAGAAACTAGTCCGCACCCCGAGCTTAGCCAAGATCCTTGTCATATGGAACAACCAAAAAAAAGCGCCTCCACCAT ccGCCCAGTGGCCGGTCATCAATAAACCGTTAAAAGTGATACGGACGAAAGAAAACAAATTGTCGAACAGATTCTTTCCATACGACGAGATCGAAACGGAATGTCAGTTGACTATCGACGATGACATTGTCATGTTGACGCCCGACGAACTGGAGTTCGG TTTCGACGTATGGCGTGAGTTTCCGGACCGGATCGTCGGGTTCCCTTCGAGGCTCCATCTCTGGGATAACGCGACAAATTCGTGGCGTTACCACAGCGAATGGACTAATCAGATTTCTATG GTTTTAACCGGAGCCGCGTTCCATCACAAGATCTGGTCCTGGTACTACACGTATAAGATGCCGTCCGAGATCAGAACGTGGGTGGACGACAACTTCAATTGCGAAGACATAGCCATGAACTTCCTCGTCGCTAACGTGACCAGAAAACCTCCAATCAAG GTTACACCCCGTAAGAAGTTCAAGTGTCCGGAGTGCACCAACACGGAGATGCTGTCAGCGGACGCGCAGCACATGGCGCAGCGCTCGGCCTGCGTGGGGCGCTTCGCCTCCGCCTACGGGCACATGGCGCTCCGCCCCGTGGAGTTCCGCGCCGACCCGCTGCAGTACCGGGAGGCGGGGGCCGGCGTGCCGCACGCCTACCCCGACATCGGCGCCCTCTAG